From a region of the Candidatus Pantoea bituminis genome:
- a CDS encoding oxidative damage protection protein has product MSRTIFCTFLQRDAEGQDFQLYPGELGKRIYNEISKEAWQKWMAKQTMLINEKKLSMMNPEDRKVLEKEMVNFLFEGKDVHIEGYTPPEA; this is encoded by the coding sequence ATGAGCCGCACTATTTTTTGTACCTTTTTACAACGCGACGCTGAAGGCCAAGACTTTCAGCTCTACCCTGGCGAACTGGGCAAACGCATTTACAACGAGATTTCTAAAGAAGCCTGGCAGAAATGGATGGCCAAGCAGACCATGCTAATCAACGAGAAAAAGCTCAGCATGATGAATCCAGAAGACCGCAAAGTGCTGGAAAAGGAGATGGTTAATTTCCTGTTTGAAGGCAAAGACGTGCACATTGAAGGCTACACGCCGCCAGAAGCGTAA
- the mutY gene encoding A/G-specific adenine glycosylase has product MMQAPQFAQQVLDWYQRFGRKTLPWQLEKTPYKVWLSEVMLQQTQVATVIPYFERFMARFPTVSDLAAAPLDEVLHLWTGLGYYARARNLHKAAKQIVDVHKGVFPRNFDDVAALPGVGRSTAGAVLSLSLGQHFPILDGNVKRVLARCYAVAGWPGKKEVEKRLWQISETVTPAEGVSEFNQAMMDLGAIVCTRSKPKCEICPLNNGCIAYANSSWSSYPGKKPKQILPERSGWFLMIQHGDDVWLEQRPPVGLWGGLFCFPQFTTEEALIDWLIARGIHAKPQQLTAFRHTFSHFHLDIVPMWLAWPSVGSAMDEADGLWYNLAQPPAVGLAAPVERLLHELRHPQQLALHSCEINEEE; this is encoded by the coding sequence ATGATGCAAGCGCCGCAGTTCGCGCAACAGGTGCTGGATTGGTATCAGCGCTTTGGCCGCAAAACCCTGCCGTGGCAGCTAGAGAAAACACCTTATAAAGTGTGGCTGTCCGAAGTGATGTTACAGCAAACCCAGGTTGCTACTGTTATTCCCTATTTCGAACGCTTTATGGCACGTTTTCCTACGGTCAGCGATTTAGCCGCTGCGCCGTTAGATGAAGTGCTGCATCTGTGGACCGGTTTAGGCTACTACGCGCGTGCGCGCAATCTGCACAAAGCGGCGAAACAGATTGTTGATGTGCACAAAGGCGTATTTCCACGCAATTTTGATGATGTCGCGGCGCTGCCTGGCGTAGGCCGTTCAACGGCAGGCGCGGTGTTGTCGTTGTCGCTTGGACAACATTTCCCCATCCTTGATGGCAACGTGAAGCGCGTGCTGGCACGGTGCTACGCGGTAGCGGGATGGCCGGGTAAAAAAGAGGTCGAAAAGCGTTTATGGCAGATCAGCGAAACCGTTACGCCTGCTGAAGGCGTCAGTGAGTTCAATCAGGCGATGATGGATCTCGGCGCCATCGTTTGCACCCGATCAAAACCGAAATGCGAAATCTGTCCGCTTAACAATGGTTGTATAGCTTATGCCAACAGCAGTTGGTCGAGCTACCCAGGTAAAAAGCCGAAACAAATCCTGCCAGAGCGCAGCGGCTGGTTCCTGATGATCCAGCATGGCGATGACGTCTGGCTGGAGCAGCGTCCGCCAGTGGGATTATGGGGTGGCCTGTTTTGCTTCCCGCAGTTCACCACCGAAGAGGCGCTGATTGACTGGTTAATCGCGCGGGGTATTCACGCAAAACCGCAGCAGCTGACCGCTTTTCGCCATACCTTCAGCCACTTCCATTTGGACATCGTGCCAATGTGGCTGGCATGGCCTTCTGTCGGGTCGGCGATGGATGAAGCGGACGGTCTCTGGTATAACTTAGCGCAGCCACCGGCAGTGGGATTAGCCGCACCTGTCGAGCGACTTTTGCACGAGTTGCGCCATCCCCAGCAACTGGCTTTGCACAGTTGTGAGATCAATGAGGAAGAATAA
- a CDS encoding YggL family protein has product MATQRSRRLRKKMHIDEFQELGFSVAWRFAEGTSETEIDETLNQFINEAIDPNGLAFDGSGYLAWEGLVCLQKDGKCTDEHRELVRKWLQDRNLHDVQVTELFDIWWD; this is encoded by the coding sequence ATGGCCACACAACGCAGCCGCCGTTTACGTAAAAAAATGCATATCGATGAATTTCAGGAACTCGGTTTTTCTGTTGCCTGGCGCTTTGCCGAAGGCACGTCTGAAACTGAAATCGATGAAACGCTGAATCAGTTTATTAATGAAGCGATTGATCCAAATGGCCTGGCGTTTGACGGCAGTGGTTATCTGGCGTGGGAAGGGCTGGTTTGCCTGCAGAAAGACGGTAAATGCACCGATGAGCACCGTGAACTGGTGCGCAAATGGTTACAGGATCGCAACCTGCACGATGTGCAAGTGACTGAACTCTTCGATATCTGGTGGGACTAA
- a CDS encoding DUF2884 domain-containing protein: protein MVRKTVLAALLLAATQAQAAYECSVKPQDDVVIKPQSVQVVGTNGNLEITPQGDITFNGQPVTVDNASRQKAIDYQNGLRRDLPWIDSGATSRLEKSRVALDRVIVEKLGANSNVRNRLTTLNSQLKQQMNRIIEHRADGLTFHHQAIDQVRADGEQLVQTTLGGVMQDSLNEMGSKQAVNGSNPLQAIMGNLGGLQQSIQAEWSNQEQDFKNFGHEVCNRVITLEDQRKGLVSGLKK from the coding sequence ATGGTTCGTAAAACGGTTCTTGCTGCGCTGCTGCTGGCGGCAACACAGGCTCAGGCTGCCTATGAGTGCAGCGTGAAACCTCAAGATGATGTCGTCATTAAGCCGCAGAGCGTGCAGGTGGTGGGAACTAACGGCAATCTGGAAATCACGCCGCAGGGTGACATAACATTCAATGGTCAGCCAGTGACAGTGGATAATGCCAGCCGCCAGAAAGCAATTGATTACCAGAATGGTTTACGCCGTGATCTGCCTTGGATCGATAGTGGCGCAACGTCACGCCTTGAAAAGAGCCGCGTGGCGCTGGATCGCGTCATTGTTGAGAAACTGGGTGCGAACAGCAACGTGCGTAATCGCCTGACTACGCTCAATAGTCAGCTGAAGCAGCAGATGAACCGCATTATTGAACATCGTGCCGATGGTTTAACCTTCCATCATCAGGCGATTGATCAAGTACGTGCAGACGGCGAACAACTGGTGCAAACCACGTTAGGCGGCGTGATGCAGGACAGCCTGAACGAGATGGGCAGTAAGCAGGCCGTCAACGGCAGCAATCCGTTGCAGGCGATTATGGGTAATCTTGGCGGGCTTCAGCAGTCAATTCAGGCTGAGTGGAGCAATCAGGAGCAGGATTTCAAGAACTTCGGTCATGAAGTGTGTAATCGCGTTATTACGCTAGAGGATCAGCGTAAGGGCTTGGTTAGCGGTCTGAAAAAATAA
- the hemW gene encoding radical SAM family heme chaperone HemW gives MPNLPPLSLYIHIPWCVQKCPYCDFNSHALKDEMPHVEYVQHLLNDLDNDLPLINGREVRTIFIGGGTPSLLSSNAMQMLMDGVRERLTLAAGAEITMEANPGTVEADRFSAYQRAGINRISIGVQSFSPQKLQRLGRIHGPEEAKRAAHLAEGLGLRSFNLDLMHGLPDQTLEEALDDLRQAIALNPPHLSWYQLTIEPNTLFSSRPPVLPDDDALWDIFEQGDQLLTAAGYQQYETSAYAKPGYRCEHNLNYWRFGDYLGIGCGAHGKLTQPDGRIVRTVKTKHPRGFMKGTYLDKQYEVADAEKPFEFFMNRFRLLEAAPRHEFSLYTGLAEEVIRPQIDAAIAAGYVIETEEHWQISEKGKLFLNSLLELFLAEE, from the coding sequence ATGCCTAATTTGCCGCCACTCAGTCTCTATATCCACATTCCATGGTGCGTACAGAAATGTCCCTACTGTGATTTCAATTCCCATGCGTTGAAAGATGAGATGCCGCACGTTGAGTATGTGCAGCATTTACTCAACGATCTGGATAACGATCTGCCGCTGATAAATGGACGAGAAGTCCGTACCATTTTTATCGGTGGCGGCACGCCAAGCTTGTTAAGCAGCAACGCGATGCAGATGCTGATGGATGGCGTACGTGAGCGTCTGACGCTGGCGGCTGGCGCTGAAATCACCATGGAAGCGAATCCTGGCACGGTAGAAGCCGATCGTTTCAGTGCTTACCAGCGCGCCGGTATCAACCGCATTTCCATCGGGGTGCAGAGCTTTAGCCCGCAGAAGCTTCAACGTCTGGGACGCATTCACGGCCCAGAAGAGGCGAAGCGCGCCGCTCATCTCGCTGAAGGACTGGGACTGCGCAGCTTCAATCTTGATTTAATGCACGGCTTGCCTGACCAAACGCTTGAGGAAGCGCTCGACGATCTGCGTCAGGCAATTGCGCTGAATCCGCCGCATTTGTCGTGGTATCAGTTGACCATCGAGCCAAACACACTGTTTAGTTCGCGTCCGCCGGTACTGCCCGATGACGATGCGCTGTGGGATATCTTCGAGCAGGGAGATCAACTCCTGACCGCAGCCGGTTATCAGCAATATGAAACCTCGGCTTACGCCAAACCGGGTTATCGCTGTGAACACAATCTCAATTATTGGCGTTTTGGTGATTACCTCGGTATCGGGTGCGGTGCACACGGCAAGTTAACCCAACCCGATGGCCGCATTGTGCGCACGGTGAAAACCAAGCATCCACGCGGTTTCATGAAAGGCACTTATCTGGATAAGCAGTACGAGGTTGCCGATGCCGAAAAGCCGTTCGAATTTTTCATGAATCGTTTCCGTTTGCTGGAAGCGGCACCACGCCATGAATTTTCGCTTTATACCGGCTTAGCGGAAGAGGTCATTCGTCCACAGATAGACGCAGCCATTGCGGCAGGCTATGTGATTGAGACTGAAGAGCACTGGCAGATCAGTGAGAAAGGAAAATTGTTTCTGAATTCGCTATTAGAACTGTTTTTAGCCGAAGAATAG
- a CDS encoding XTP/dITP diphosphatase, with protein MQKVVLATGNPGKVRELADLLSAFGLDIVAQTELGVESAEETGLTFIENAILKARHAAQITGLPAIADDSGLAVDALGGAPGIYSARYAGEEASDQQNLEKLLAAMENVPDDQRQAQFHCVLVYLRHAEDPTPLVFHGSWEGEITRASAGVGGFGYDPIFAVPALGKTAAELSKAEKGAVSHRGKALTLLLEAMRNA; from the coding sequence ATGCAAAAAGTTGTGCTCGCTACCGGTAATCCCGGCAAAGTACGTGAACTGGCGGACCTGCTGTCCGCCTTTGGCCTGGATATCGTGGCGCAAACCGAGCTTGGCGTGGAATCCGCTGAAGAAACCGGTCTGACCTTTATCGAAAACGCCATTCTCAAAGCGCGTCATGCGGCGCAAATTACTGGTTTACCCGCCATTGCCGATGACTCGGGTTTGGCGGTAGATGCGCTTGGCGGCGCGCCGGGCATCTATTCGGCCCGCTACGCTGGCGAAGAGGCCAGCGATCAGCAGAACCTTGAGAAGCTGCTCGCAGCGATGGAAAATGTTCCCGACGATCAGCGTCAGGCGCAATTCCATTGCGTGCTGGTTTATCTGCGCCATGCTGAAGATCCTACACCGCTGGTGTTTCACGGCAGTTGGGAAGGTGAAATCACGCGTGCTTCAGCGGGTGTCGGTGGCTTCGGCTACGATCCCATTTTCGCCGTTCCGGCTTTAGGTAAAACCGCCGCTGAGCTGAGCAAAGCGGAAAAAGGCGCGGTTTCTCATCGGGGTAAAGCATTGACGCTGTTGCTGGAAGCGATGCGTAATGCCTAA
- a CDS encoding YggT family protein, with amino-acid sequence MLTMTFLVKTLIDLYVMVLLLRIWMQWSRCDFYNPLAQFVVKITQPIIKPLRRIIPALGPIDTASLLLAFVLTTLKYPILLLIQVGVFSLDPTNLLVGLLSLVKSAGYLVFWVIIIRSLMSWISQGRGPVDQVLIQLTEPLMAPIRRILPAMGGIDFSAMIVILVLYALNFLGMDLFPGLWYLL; translated from the coding sequence ATGTTAACAATGACGTTTTTAGTCAAAACGCTGATCGATCTCTACGTCATGGTGCTGCTGCTGCGCATCTGGATGCAGTGGTCCCGCTGTGATTTTTACAACCCGCTGGCGCAGTTTGTCGTCAAGATTACTCAGCCTATTATCAAGCCGTTACGCCGTATCATTCCTGCGTTAGGGCCGATTGATACCGCTTCGCTGCTGCTGGCTTTTGTGCTGACTACACTCAAATATCCGATCCTGCTATTGATTCAAGTGGGCGTATTCTCGCTTGATCCTACCAACCTGCTGGTTGGCCTGCTGTCGCTGGTGAAATCTGCCGGTTATCTGGTGTTCTGGGTCATTATCATTCGCTCTCTCATGAGCTGGATTAGCCAAGGCCGCGGCCCTGTCGATCAGGTGCTGATTCAACTGACCGAACCCTTGATGGCGCCCATTCGCCGTATTCTGCCTGCTATGGGCGGCATCGACTTCTCAGCGATGATCGTGATTCTGGTGTTGTATGCCCTGAACTTCCTCGGCATGGACCTGTTCCCAGGTCTCTGGTATTTGCTGTAA
- a CDS encoding YggS family pyridoxal phosphate-dependent enzyme, protein MTSIQHNLQQVRQRIAAAAARCGRAPEEITLLAVSKTKPASAVEEAAAAGQIPFGENYVQEGVEKVQTLAAHPHLEWHFIGPLQSNKSRLVAENFAWCHTVDRQRIAQRLNDQRPLTLPPLNVLIQVNISDENSKSGIMLEALSELAQQIAELPQLRLRGLMAIPAPESDYDRQLAVCQQMADAFQELKQHYADVDTLSLGMSDDMEAAIAAGSTMVRIGTAIFGARDYASKPQQ, encoded by the coding sequence ATGACCTCAATCCAGCACAACCTACAGCAAGTGCGGCAGCGTATCGCTGCCGCTGCCGCGCGTTGCGGCAGAGCGCCAGAAGAAATCACCTTACTTGCAGTAAGCAAAACTAAACCTGCGAGCGCCGTCGAAGAAGCCGCCGCAGCCGGGCAAATTCCCTTTGGGGAAAATTACGTGCAGGAAGGGGTTGAAAAGGTTCAGACACTGGCCGCACATCCTCATTTGGAATGGCACTTCATTGGTCCGTTGCAGTCCAATAAAAGCCGTTTGGTGGCGGAAAACTTTGCCTGGTGTCATACCGTTGATCGCCAGCGTATTGCGCAGCGCCTGAATGACCAGCGTCCGTTAACGTTGCCGCCGCTTAATGTGTTAATTCAGGTAAATATCAGTGACGAGAACAGCAAATCTGGCATCATGCTGGAGGCCCTTTCCGAGCTGGCGCAGCAAATAGCAGAATTGCCGCAGCTGCGATTGCGTGGATTAATGGCCATTCCCGCACCAGAAAGTGATTACGATCGGCAGTTGGCGGTATGCCAGCAGATGGCCGACGCGTTCCAGGAGTTGAAACAGCATTATGCCGATGTCGACACACTCTCTTTGGGGATGAGTGATGATATGGAAGCCGCTATTGCCGCAGGCAGCACCATGGTGCGCATCGGCACTGCAATCTTTGGCGCGCGAGATTACGCGAGCAAACCACAACAATAA
- the ruvX gene encoding Holliday junction resolvase RuvX produces MSNQTLLGFDFGTKSIGVAIGQQLTGSARPLAALKAQDGTPDWLQIEKLLKEWQPDFVVVGLPLNMDGTEQELTARARKFANRLHGRFGVRVELQDERLSTVEARAGLFERGGYRALNKGSVDSQSAAIILQDWFETHY; encoded by the coding sequence ATGTCAAATCAAACACTGTTAGGTTTTGATTTCGGCACTAAGAGCATTGGCGTGGCGATAGGTCAGCAACTCACCGGTAGCGCCCGCCCGCTCGCAGCGCTTAAAGCGCAGGATGGCACGCCAGACTGGCTACAAATCGAAAAGCTGTTGAAAGAGTGGCAGCCCGATTTTGTGGTTGTCGGATTGCCGCTGAATATGGACGGCACCGAGCAAGAGTTAACCGCGCGAGCACGTAAGTTTGCTAATCGGCTGCATGGCCGCTTTGGCGTTCGTGTTGAGCTGCAAGATGAACGTCTGAGTACGGTAGAAGCACGTGCTGGCTTGTTTGAACGCGGCGGTTATCGTGCGCTAAACAAAGGTTCAGTCGATTCGCAATCAGCGGCGATCATTCTGCAAGACTGGTTTGAAACGCACTACTAA
- a CDS encoding YqgE/AlgH family protein: MNLQHHFLIAMPSLQDPFFKRSVVYVCEHNEEGAMGLIVNKPMENLTVEGILKKLKISSEDRDPAIKLDKPVFTGGPLAEDRGFILHSAQRIFTSSIRISDTTIITTSRDVLEAIGTQSQPENVLVALGYCAWEKDQLENELMENAWLTTPANSNILFKTPISERWREAARSIGVDIHNMASDAGHA; encoded by the coding sequence ATGAATTTACAGCATCATTTTTTGATTGCCATGCCTTCGCTGCAAGACCCTTTCTTTAAACGTTCTGTGGTTTACGTGTGTGAACACAATGAAGAAGGGGCGATGGGACTGATCGTCAACAAGCCCATGGAAAACCTGACGGTGGAAGGCATTCTTAAAAAGCTCAAGATCTCTTCTGAAGATCGCGATCCTGCTATCAAGCTGGACAAACCGGTGTTTACCGGCGGTCCGTTAGCGGAAGATCGCGGCTTTATCCTGCACTCTGCACAACGCATTTTTACCTCCAGTATTCGCATCTCTGATACCACCATTATCACCACCTCGCGTGATGTGCTGGAAGCGATTGGTACACAATCACAGCCAGAAAACGTGTTGGTAGCACTGGGTTACTGTGCCTGGGAAAAAGACCAACTGGAGAACGAACTCATGGAGAATGCCTGGCTGACCACGCCCGCCAACAGCAATATTTTGTTTAAAACGCCCATTTCTGAGCGATGGCGTGAAGCAGCGCGCAGTATTGGCGTTGATATTCACAACATGGCCAGCGACGCCGGACACGCCTGA